The Cyprinus carpio isolate SPL01 chromosome B8, ASM1834038v1, whole genome shotgun sequence genome segment gtgcttttgttttgttttttttattaatttttgttttagttttaaaatattaatatttaggtttTCTCATTGtcgttttagtttttattaatatcagttagtatttttagtgcttcaacttcaACTAATTATTTCAATTTGTTGCATAGGCACTATTTCtaatttgtttagttgtttttaatctaatatttatatctctttttcagctttatttcaattaataaaatgtttcagtTAATATAAATAACGGACAGGTTTCATAAAGCCATTATTTAGTATAATCtagatttatgttttaatgtatgttGCAGTCACAACCTTTAAATGTTGGTTTCTGTTCCTGTTCAGGTCAGACATATGAAGAGGTGATAAGTTTTGAGCCGCCAGTCTTTGAGGGAGATGAAATGGAATCTTGACCTTCTCTTCTGGATGGCAATCAAACCAACTGTACTACTTTAACAGTAATGCTGTCATTTTGCAGTATTGTAATCAGCCGGTCAGTAGGACATTTGActgtttcctttcttttttttatgctgtcTGCTGGGCCAAACAGAAGGAATAGATGtcatagaaaatcattattttacacattgaaTCTCTTCAAAAGATTCTGATAGTAATAAtatcaacaattatttttttttgcaaatccaCTTGTAAATGTAACATCTCCCTGAAATTTCTTAGTATTTAGTTGTGCTGTTGTAATGTTCTTTCTGTGTACACTGCATTACATTTGCAGtacttttaaaatgttcagaaaacattgttcatttagtttctgttaatatattttttccaatCAAATAATGAGCATTGTATTTAAAGATATACAGTATGTTCCTCATTAATCGGTTTTCATAAAGATGGGATTTATTGGAGTCTCCTTTGATAGAGCTaggatgaaaaatgtaaattgttgcATCAGGTATTGGTGATATGTTTAGgctatttgtaaatatatgttcCATAAAGCTTTTCGAATCTGTAGCGGTTTTATTTCTGATCTTTTTCAAATTGTGTGTGTTTCCTAGGGAGAgaaagtgtctgtctgtctatctgggGTCGCTATGAACTGTATGTGATATAATTCTGCCTCCAGTAGCTGTTTTTAAAGTGCTATTAAATGAATGTTCAGATATGAAAGTAGAGTAAACTATTTATATACTGTTGAGGTAGTATTTATGAACCTGAAAACACCTGACATAGAAAACATGGAATCAAACACACCATTGTTTACTGAAAATAAAGGCCGATATTTTTCAGAAacttctgtttctttgttttgattgttttatgttGAACAATAGAGAGTGAGGTCATTATTGACCTTCTCCACCCTAGGTctggatttcatttaaaatgtattaaaatgctttttatgacCAATGCACCTTTAAGAGTGTCTTTAGTCTCTTATAAAAATATTACCACAGAAACTATAATTTGCGCTCGTCTTTCTACTTATAACACCGaaacaacatacattttaaaaatgtgctctgaccaattaaaaaaaaaaatgtgtatatatatacaggtccttctcaaaaaattagcatattgtgaaaaagttcatttttttccatattgtaatgataaaaattaaactttcatacattttagattcattgcacaccaactgaaatatttcaggtcttttattgttttaatactgatgattttggcatacagctcatgaaaacccaaaattcctatctcaaaaaattagcatatttcatccgaccaataaaagaaaagtgttttttaatacaaaaaaagtcaaccttcaaataattatgttcagttatgcactcaatacttggtcgggaatccttttgcagaaatgactgcttcagtgcggcgtggcatggaggcaatcagcctgtggcactgctgaggtgttatggaggcccaggatgcttcgatagcggccttaagctcatccagggtcttgcgtctctcaactttttcttcacaatatcccacagattctctatggggttcaggtcaggagagttggcaggccaattgagcacagtaataccatggtcagtaaaccatttaccagtggttttggcactgtgagcaggtgccaggtcgtgctgaaaaacgaaatcttcatctccataaagcttttcagcagatggaagcatgaagtgctccaaaatctcctgatagctagctgcattgaccctgcccttgataaaacacagtggaccaacaccagcagctgacatggcaccccagaccatcactgactgtgggtacttgacactggacttcaggcattttggcatttccttctccccagtcttcctccagactctggcaccttgatttccgaatgacatgcaaaatttgctttcatccgaaaaaagtactttggaccactgagcaacagtccagtgctgcttctctgtagcccaggtcaggcgcttctgccgctgtttctggttcaaaagcacacgcccgtgcacggtggctctggatgtttctactccagactcagtccactgcttctgcaggtcccccaaggtctggaatcggtccttctccacaatcttcctcagggtcccggtcacctcttctcgttgtgcagcgttttttttgccacactttttccttcccacagacttcccactgaggtgccttgatacagcactctgggaacagcctattcgttcagaaatttatttctgtgtcttaccctctcccttgagggtgtcaatgatggccttctggacagcagtcaggtcggcagtcttacccatgattgcggttttgagtaatgaaccaggttggagtttttaaaagcctcaggaatcttttgcaggtatttagagttaattagttgattcagatgattaggttaataccttgtttagagaaccttttcatgatatgctaattttttgagataggaattttgggttttcatgagctgtatgccaaaatcatcagtattaaaacaataaaaggcctgaaatatttcagttggtgtgcaatgaatctaaaatatatgaaagttaaaattttgatgttttgagCTTTCAGCgaatattcataaataatgttttcatacttATTgagaacattaacaaaaaaatataaaaacatatatgacAGTTCGCACTGTGAACGCGCAAGACTCAAGACACGCGTGCCCGCGGAGGTGCGCGCATGCGCAGGGCCACCCAAGCCGCCAACTAAGGGGCCAACATGGAGAGAAAAGGTAATCTCTTCCTTGACTTTCTCTGAATAATATTTGCCTTCTTTGAAGCTATAACGTTTATACATGAGGCAAGGTGACTAACTTACATTCTGACTCAAACGAGTAGTGTAATATTAAAGCATAAAGGCGCGTTTTGTCTTGTATTGGGACGCATGGGCTGGTGTCTTTAGCGTTAGCATGTAGCCAGTCAGTCTGCAGCTGAAGTGAgctaaatttattttcatcacgCCCCAGAGGCATGTTTTAATGTCGGTTTGTATCGCCGTCAATTTAAGCGATTTCGCTTCTCTTGTTTTAGATAGACGTTAATCTTATGAGTAGGCTCGTGCACGTATCAGCTGGATGAGAGTGGAAAGCGTCTGTTTTCCTCTTTGCTGTCGTGGAAACTTCAGGAATTCATTTCCTTCAGCCTCGTTTTTGCATCCATGTTCTTGGCGTtataaaaacagatgaaaaatgcatgttattaaagAGCCACGTCTGCACTCATGTAAAGCGCTCAGTTCCTGTCACACTGTAAACACCCAGCTGTGTATTGTTTATGTGCATTACATAAGATTACTATCACCGGTCTGTGTGTTCCTGTATTATTGTCAGGCTATGTTTGGCTGTCTTTGAATAACTGaatataagttatattttaattcatagtttCATTGTCATATGTTGCACTTCATTTGTCACACCAGTTCTGGCACTTCAGGCGAGGAAGAAAAGGGCCAAAGCCAAGAAGACGACCAAGAAGTGAGTTTGTGCTTTATTCTCTTGTTTTTTCCtgctagtttttatttatttgggtgttaatttaaattttttaaatggcaGTGTTAGACTAGACCTAAGAATGACTCCCTATATGTATACTGGGTTGTGCGCAGTTAAactgttttctgaaatgttattattGGACATTAAGAACCAAATATTGAATTCTGTCtgttgactttttaattttttttatgatgttctGGAAGTTGTTTAGTAGGTTGTTGATGTGTACAGAATGAGTCATCTTGAGTTTACTCTGATTATTCAGTATTATTTGTTGAACGGAGTTCATTTGATAATATCTCTTAACATTTTGGTAAATTAAGTCATCTTTTTGGCATGCAGAGTATCAAGTTGCACTTCCTTTCACTTCAGTTTTTGTGATGTAAGGCACAGGTGTTTTTCTTGCATGAGTTAAGCCAAGCATGGAAACATGCAGACAGTAAAATGCATTGAAGCActgatagacttttttttttaaatgagtgtgTCAACATTGTATTTAACAAAGGATCTTATGcggaaaaaatgtatttatttttaataacaagtcaagtttatttatttagcactctAAATAATTATTGTACCAAAAGGGGATTTGGCCATAGATTAATAATTTTTCTGGTTCCCCAAAACAACCTAtcagttcaaaagttattaaaagaaacatttttttttttagtgtaaagaatatttgaatgatctaaagaactttttttttcactttaaagaaccttttgtggactGGAAAAATTTCATGTATGTTAAAGTTTCTTGGAAAGAACGatgaccatttttaaaaatgtagattttttttttttaacaatacaggttttaaagttttaaagcagATTTGCAGTAGTAAACAGCATCAGCATCACAAAGTTGTTAGATCAGGATTCTGTAATTTAGTTATGATAACAACTTCTgtttaatttattctaatattatatAGCTGCTTTATTCAGGTCAGTCCAGTTCGGTTATTCAGTgagctcattcagtgtttttatGTAGTAAAATGTAGTCTTTATGTGAGTGTAGCGTGTCAAAAATTTTAATCACATGCTGAGGCGATTGTCAGAACATTTAATCCATGTAAAATCAGCATCAAAGAGTCTTTCATGTAAGATGATGGCTCTGTGAGTGTTTATACTGTAAGAGGACCGCCCTATATAGACTGTGCTTTAATGTGTGTCCATTGACCTAAATGAAATGTACTGTCATCCCTCAGGCCAGCACATCCTCCACGCGGGGCATCACTACAGCAGCCCCCTGCAGAGACCCAGATACAGGAGCCCGATGAGGAAATCCTCGGCTCTGATGATGAAGAGCAAGAAGATCCTAACGACTATTGCAAAGGTTGGAGACAAAGCTCTATAAGTTATCTTCGACAGCAGAAGTTACAGCTTGATTATTATAGACTAGACTTAAAATTGCTGAAGTGACAAGCTCAGTCTGTGAAGTGACAAGCTCAGTCTGAGAAAGCTAAAAAGACTAGAAGCACTTCCTTTtttcaaagttgttgttttttctgttgttgaaGCTACAGTTTCTTCTTAGAAGTGCAACACATAACTGGTTTAACCTGCAAAAGAAATGGATATTTTGTACTGTAAATACCGAAATGTCATCATCCTCTGTGTTTATACCCCATCACTGTATGTTTCAaatatctgtgattttttttttgtatttaatgtaaaaggGAAGTGATGttattattcactttatttttactttattatttacttattttacaatGTCAATAGTCTGATCAAATTCTAATTTCTATTTTTGATCTAAACATCCTTTTAATTGATTGCTTAAAATCAGTCCCTAACAAAATGACAATCAAACTAGCCCTAAAGGACAATCGATGAGCTGTCTGAATACAAATTGAAGGATTGCTGTTCTTCTTTGGTTAGGAGGATATCACCATGTGAAAATAGGGGACCTGTTCAATGGTAAATACCATGTGATCCGGAAGCTGGGATGGGGGCATTTCTCCACTGTGTGGCTGGCCTGGGACATCCAGTAAGAGCTTTGTCATTTTGAATAACACAATACTATAATGTGCCGAAGTCGCATATGAATAATACAGTTTTTCTCTTCATTCTTTCCTTCTCTGCAGAGGGAAGCGGTTTGTTGCAATGAAGGTGGTAAAGAGTGCAGAGCATTACACTGAAACAGCTCTGGATGAAATAAAGCTACTCAGATCTGTAAGTATCAAGAAACCactaaaacactttaaataatcatttcagaaaaattatttttattcaattattttgattattttttatttaattatagattaaaaaaaaaaaaaaaaaaaaaaaaagtttttttcaggcAAGCATACATATCACTAAACCAGGatgcttaaatttatttatatttattttatattgttttgttttgtttccaggtCAGAAATACAGACCCTGATGATCCAAACAGAGAGATGGTTGTGCAGCTACTGGATGACTTCAAGATCTCAGGGGTCAATGGGACTCGTATCCTTGAATATGAAGAATgttgtatgtgtctgtgtgtgagaaagaaaatGGGTTAAGAAGTCTTCAAGCAGGTGTCCCATGCTATTTTAAGATACCCCAAATTCTTTTACAAGGGCACATTGAAACAGTTGTTGCGTGGTAGTGATTATATTGAGAGAAGCTTTTCTGGTATTATGTTTTTCAGTTAGAACTTCTACACTTATTTCTATCAACAGCAGTTTGTGTTTTAAAAGCGTTGGACCTTCACTTGACCTTTCAGATGTCTGCATGGTGTTTGAGGTTCTAGGACACCACTTGCTTAAATGGATTATCAAGTCCAACTATCAAGGCTTACCTCTGCCCTGTGTCAAGAGCATCATTCGACAGGTAACACAGCACACCACCGCACAACCAGATCAGTGTTCACGTAATTACGGTTTGACTAATTAACTGCTGTCCTGGATTCAGTGGATCAGTTACAGATTAATTATTATGGGTTTACAGtcttgctgaatatttttggttGTATTAAAGAATTCAGAATGATTTGATAACAACAGCATGTTTAGTGTCtgtcacatcttttttttttttttttttttaaagaaatacttttatttaggaaggatgcattaaattggtcaaaagtgacattaaagacacaaaagatttgaatttgaacaaaaagctttgcaatcacatgaataaattccattttaaaatatataaaaatagaaatgttattttaaattgtggaTAGTGCtaatttgctgtattttgaatcaaataaatgcagccttggtgtacataagagactacttttaaaaacaaaaacaaaaaaatctacagAGTGTTCCTCAGTTAAAATCAGAAGCGATCAGAATCACCTCGTTTAGAGAGCtgtgaaaaaacaataataataataataacaatgtaattATGATATTTGTAGTTGTTTGAGTCTCTGTGTTTTTGAAATCTCTCAGGTTCTTCAAGGTCTGGATTATTTGCACACCAAGTGTCAAATCATCCACACAGATATTAAGCCAGAGAACATTCTCATGAGTGTGGATGAGCTGTATATCAGGCGGTTGGCTGCAGAAGCCACTGAGTGGCAGAAAGCTGGCGCTCCCCCTCCATCTGGGTCAGCAGGTAGGGCGGCTctgcttactgacacacacatGATGAAGCACACTTATTACATGGCTTCAGTCAGTTTTGAATGAGTATGTGTCAACTTTTCCCCACTAGTTTTTGTTTAGCCAGTTCACATTCTCTCATTAACACAACTTGTTGATTAGCTTTCTTACCCTCTAGCATACTGCTCTTAAAATTGTTGTGTTGTTCTTTATCTTCCAGTGAGCACTGCCCCAGCGCCTAAACAGGTATGCTTTCCTTCTTAAGCTGAcgtttttatgcatttcatttcgaaatatttatttatctttttgaaacttgtgactctgaagactggagtatagGCTGCTTAAAACtctgattaaaagaaaaaagaatcatCAAAATTCcttgtgactctgaagactggagtataggctgctgaaaattcagctttgccattacaggaattaattacatttaaaaatgttttaaaatagaaaacagcttttttaagttggattaatatttctcaatattactgtttttagccAAATAAATGCTTGCTTGTTCAGACTGAgagtcatgtttaaaaaaaaatctaaacatttgcaTGGTAGTTTACCTTTATTTGTCAAATAACCTGGAATGTCTCAGTTGTCATCAAAATGCTTTTGCTTTTTGGCATTAACATGATTACCCATCTTGCTCTTCCTCAGGcaccaaaaatgtcaaaaaacaagaaaaagaagctAAAGAAGAAGCAGAAGCGTCAAGCGGAGCTCCTGGAGAAGTGCATTATGGACTTGGAGGAGATGGAGATTGGGCCTGAaggcagagaggaagaggaggatgaaccAGATTCCCCCAAATCCCCCTCCTGTGCCCCACTCAGACAAGCGTCACTGCAGGATATTGCTACTGAGGATATAATAAGTTAGCTTCTATTTGTATCAATAGTCTTTTATAGTGCTAATGTTAATTAAAGTTGTTTAGAATTTGCTATTATTTGTGATTCCATACAAATCAGCAACCATTAACACTTCACCAACATATTTCTGTTTCTCTGCATCTCACGTAACAGTAGGGACCAGAGAGAGACTAACCTCAGATGCTTCACTTGAGCTCAGCTGTAACGGCTGTGTGCACTCCAGTCAAACACAACCTGAGGAGGATGATCAAGGAGACCAGCGACATGGCCAGCTGTTACAGGAGGACCACCATAATGCAAACACAGGCCTAGAGGACACTGCTCAAAGCATGTACGAGTACTGTAATGGGGCAGAGTCCCCTGAACTGGACCAGGCCAGCTACAGTAATGGCACCTCAGGCAGAGAGCAGCCGGAGGAGGGAGAGCTGCCACCCGAAGAGAAAGATCAGCAAAAGACTAGAACTAGAGCCAGGGAACAGAACAAGGATAAGCTAAAGGACGGTCAGTGTATTTTCTATGCCTTTTAAGAGGATTAAAATTATAGGATTTTTACATGCTGGTATCTGTTTgtattaaaggggtagttcacataaaaaatgtaaaaagtgtcaTTATTTGTTCATCCTCATGTCGTTTCTAACCTGCAATGCTATTATTTTCAGGTAAACACATAATGAGCATTTTTGATGAGTGATTTTACAATGACAGATAATTGTGTCCACATATGTCTGTTTTTGATTcgctttttcttcctcttccaGATAAATTGTCATCTGGAAGCCTATTGGTCAATCCACTGGAGCCACTTAACGCAGACAAAATCAAGGTTAAGATTGCTGACCTTGGCAATGCCTGCTGGGTGGTAAGAATCTCAATAATCTGATGAAATCCAAGTTGTAGTCATTTATCTGTAAAaatgcaaattagaatgatttttgaaggatcacgtGATACTAAAGTAATATAATGAGTAATGAATGATGAAAATTATGtttagccatcacaggaataaattaataaataaagttatttgaaattgtaataatatttcacaatattactgtatttatatatatataataaaccttaaatataatatttatattatatataaaccttAAAACAATCTTACCAGCACCCATGGGTTGAACGTTAGTGTAAGTTTATTTGGTTGAGTGTGGATTGATAAATGGTGCACAGACGTTTATTAAATATAGGAGTTGATTTCATCTTTTTATAAATTGAATAATCAGACTTTGTCCAGAGCTGAGTATTGCTATGATTTTTCTGCTCTTCAGCACAAGCACTTTACTGAAGACATTCAGACCCGGCAGTACCGCTCTCTGGAGGTGCTGCTGGGATCGGGGTACAGCACACCCGCTGACATATGGAGCACAGCCTGCATGGTGAGAGGCTACACGTGGTCTTTCATCAGTTTGTTAAATCTGCATTACTTCTACATAAATCGACAGGCACCATTGTGAGATCAGGTAAATCAATTTGGTAACGATTCAGACCTGATATCgaatgttctttcttttttcaggcATTTGAATTGGCCACTGGTG includes the following:
- the LOC109092455 gene encoding SRSF protein kinase 1-like isoform X1; its protein translation is MERKVLALQARKKRAKAKKTTKKPAHPPRGASLQQPPAETQIQEPDEEILGSDDEEQEDPNDYCKGGYHHVKIGDLFNGKYHVIRKLGWGHFSTVWLAWDIQGKRFVAMKVVKSAEHYTETALDEIKLLRSVRNTDPDDPNREMVVQLLDDFKISGVNGTHVCMVFEVLGHHLLKWIIKSNYQGLPLPCVKSIIRQVLQGLDYLHTKCQIIHTDIKPENILMSVDELYIRRLAAEATEWQKAGAPPPSGSAVSTAPAPKQAPKMSKNKKKKLKKKQKRQAELLEKCIMDLEEMEIGPEGREEEEDEPDSPKSPSCAPLRQASLQDIATEDIIIGTRERLTSDASLELSCNGCVHSSQTQPEEDDQGDQRHGQLLQEDHHNANTGLEDTAQSMYEYCNGAESPELDQASYSNGTSGREQPEEGELPPEEKDQQKTRTRAREQNKDKLKDDKLSSGSLLVNPLEPLNADKIKVKIADLGNACWVHKHFTEDIQTRQYRSLEVLLGSGYSTPADIWSTACMAFELATGDYLFEPHSGEDYSRDEDHIALIIELLGAVPRKLILTGKYSKEFFTKKGDLKHITKLKPWGLLDVLMDKYEWPREEAEIFTDFLIPMLELLPEKRATAADCLRHPWLAL
- the LOC109092455 gene encoding SRSF protein kinase 1-like isoform X2 — encoded protein: MERKVLALQARKKRAKAKKTTKKPAHPPRGASLQQPPAETQIQEPDEEILGSDDEEQEDPNDYCKGGYHHVKIGDLFNGKYHVIRKLGWGHFSTVWLAWDIQGKRFVAMKVVKSAEHYTETALDEIKLLRSVRNTDPDDPNREMVVQLLDDFKISGVNGTHVCMVFEVLGHHLLKWIIKSNYQGLPLPCVKSIIRQVLQGLDYLHTKCQIIHTDIKPENILMSVDELYIRRLAAEATEWQKAGAPPPSGSAVSTAPAPKQAPKMSKNKKKKLKKKQKRQAELLEKCIMDLEEMEIGPEGREEEEDEPDSPKSPSCAPLRQASLQDIATEDIIIGTRERLTSDASLELSCNGCVHSSQTQPEEDDQGDQRHGQLLQEDHHNANTGLEDTAQSMYEYCNGAESPELDQASYSNGTSGREQPEEGELPPEEKDQQKTRTRAREQNKDKLKDDKLSSGSLLVNPLEPLNADKIKVKIADLGNACWVHKHFTEDIQTRQYRSLEVLLGSGYSTPADIWSTACMAFELATGDYLFEPHSGEDYSRDEDHLALIIELLGHIPHHYALSGKFSQEYFSCKGDLKHITKLKPWGLLDVLMDKYEWPREEAEIFTDFLIPMLELLPEKRATAADCLRHPWLAL
- the LOC109092455 gene encoding SRSF protein kinase 1-like isoform X3, with amino-acid sequence MRQVLALQARKKRAKAKKTTKKPAHPPRGASLQQPPAETQIQEPDEEILGSDDEEQEDPNDYCKGGYHHVKIGDLFNGKYHVIRKLGWGHFSTVWLAWDIQGKRFVAMKVVKSAEHYTETALDEIKLLRSVRNTDPDDPNREMVVQLLDDFKISGVNGTHVCMVFEVLGHHLLKWIIKSNYQGLPLPCVKSIIRQVLQGLDYLHTKCQIIHTDIKPENILMSVDELYIRRLAAEATEWQKAGAPPPSGSAVSTAPAPKQAPKMSKNKKKKLKKKQKRQAELLEKCIMDLEEMEIGPEGREEEEDEPDSPKSPSCAPLRQASLQDIATEDIIIGTRERLTSDASLELSCNGCVHSSQTQPEEDDQGDQRHGQLLQEDHHNANTGLEDTAQSMYEYCNGAESPELDQASYSNGTSGREQPEEGELPPEEKDQQKTRTRAREQNKDKLKDDKLSSGSLLVNPLEPLNADKIKVKIADLGNACWVHKHFTEDIQTRQYRSLEVLLGSGYSTPADIWSTACMAFELATGDYLFEPHSGEDYSRDEDHIALIIELLGAVPRKLILTGKYSKEFFTKKGDLKHITKLKPWGLLDVLMDKYEWPREEAEIFTDFLIPMLELLPEKRATAADCLRHPWLAL